The window TCCCTGAGAGGGAATGTTACATCCAGTTCCTCTCCAACCCAGCGGTGACATTTGGCACAGCCATTGCTGCTTTTTACCTGCCCGTGGTCATCATGACGGTGCTGTACATCCATATCTCCCTGGCCAGCAGAAGCAGGGTAAGGAGGCACAAGCCTGAGAGCAGGAAAGAGAGGAAAACCAAGTCCCTCAGATTCCTCAAGGGCCCCATGGTCAAACAGAACAACAATAATTCTCCCAAGAGGGCCGTGGAGGTGAAGGAGGAGGTGAGGAACGGGAAAGTGGATGACCAGCCATCTGCACAGACAGAGGCCACTGGCCATCAGGAAGAGAAGGAGACATCCAATGAGTCCAGCACCGTCAGCATGACCCAGACCACAAAAGACAAGCCCACAGCAGAAGTCTTGCCAGCAGGGCAAGGACAGAGTCCAGCCAACCCCCGGGTGAACCCAACTTCCAAGTGGTCCAAGATTAAGATTGTCACCAAGCAGACTGGGTCTGAATGCGTCACCGCCATTGAGATCGTCCCAGCTAAGTCAGGTGCCTCTAACCACAACTCCCTGGCCAACAGCCGCCCGGTCAACGTTGCCAGGAAGTTTGCCAGCATCGCCAGGAGCCAGGTACGGAAGAAGCGCCAGATGGCTGCCCGGGAGAAGAAAGTCACCCGCACCATATTTGCCATCCTGCTGGCCTTCATACTCACGTGGGCACCCTACAACGTGATGGTCCTCATTAACACCTTCTGTGAGACCTGCGTGCCCGAAACAGTGTGGTCCATCGGCTACTGGCTCTGCTATGTCAACAGCACCATCAACCCAGCCTGCTATGCCCTCTGCAATGCCACTTTCAAGAAAACCTTCAAGCACCTTCTCATGTGCCAGTACAGGAACATTGGCACAGCCAGATAAACTGGTACTCAGGGACCGTTTCAGTATCCTTATGGAAACCCTTCCCTTTGCCTCCTTTGCCAGCGGGGGTTCTTCTGCTCACCACTCACAACAGTGCAGACTGTGCAGTGATTGCAGAGGATGCCCTTCATGCAATGCTGACAAAAATCCAAGGCATTTCTGAGCTACAGGTCCTTCCAGTCACCTGGGCCTGGGGACTAGCTCAGGGAGCCAGGGAGAAAGCCAGAGGCAAGAGGAGATGTGGTCACCAggagcccttcccagctccatgctCTTCAGATTGGCCAAATGGCATCAGTGTTTCTCCTAAGACTGGATGTACCTTTTTCCCCAGCTGACCATCTCCATGGCATCAGATCTTGTCTGCATGCAGATGGGCTAATGCTGGATGCTTTCCATTGGCTTATAAAGCGTTTATTACCCAAGAAATGAAAAGAAACCAGGGTCAAACATTGCTAGACATCTTGGACCAGGCTGACTCAGGCAGGCTAATGGGGAGTCCTGCTGGCCCAGGCAGGCCTCCTGTGAAGGCAGCCAAGATTGGACCCTAACAGATGTGGCaagatgcttcctttcccttgAGAGTGCCATCAGACATCCTCACCCAGGGTCCTGGGgcagaatttttccctggactctgGCTCTGCTCTCCCCTTCACATCCTTTCTGCCCTCAGACAGCAATTTGCTGGAAAGACAGACAGATAAACCAAGCACTTCACTCCTGGATAAGGAGTGTGAAACCCAGTTGCCCCCGACAATGATGGAAACTAAAACTGGAAAGAAAAGCCCTGGTGTGGTGCAGGACTTCGTTCCACAGCCCTGGGGGAATGGGGACCCTGAGTAGTGGGCAGCAGTGACTGTGAAAATAACTGTCCTTGGGAGAGACAGGGGGGACCTGGGGGTCTCAGAAGGGTGGGAAGAGGGTCTGCAGTGTGGCCAAGGGGCCCTGTGTCTCATCTGGGCCGTGAGCAGGTCCCCGCTCTCCCTGCAGTGGGTGTGGGAGGCCTAATGCATGGCTCTGGAGGCAGGAGAGGATGACGGTGGCCTCCAGCCCCCTCATGCCCTGAGTGCAGGGGGCTCCTGCagggaggctgaaggagctggttGCTGAGCTTTGTTCATAGATGTAACGCTGTCATGGGTGTTGTGGCAGAGGCCCCAGCATGCGGGCTCCAGCCAGCgcctccagcctcctcccagccagccctgtgtgcagcccagagcaccctggggctgctccccagcTTCTCCCAAAGCCGGGTGCAAGCCTTCTCCTTGCAGCCAGGTGCAGgcaagggatgggatggggccgcTCTAGCACTGGCAAACTCTGTGTCCGTATGTCCTTCCTGTCCTCATGCCAGGGTGCAACCTGCAGaaaggctgccccagcccggatGGGAGCCCCTCCATCACTGCCTTTAGGGGTACCCAAAATGCCTGGTGGATTTCTGGGTATTTTTAAATGGTTACAACTGCAGCCCAACACACCCCAAGACAAATAAAGACCTTTGACCAGGAAACTAATGTCCATGGTGCGAGGAATGAATGAGTCATCGCCTGGGTGGCTCCTTCCCTGCTTCCCAGCATCACCCACTGGTGACATTTCCTGCAGCCCATCCCTTCTGCCAAGAGTAAGGGGTGGCAACCAGAAGTGTTGTTACAAAGAGGCTGTGAGGGGTCTGGTGCTTTGTCCAGGACCATGTGCATGTGGCACCCAGGCCAGCTGCATGGTAACTTCACTGCTGGCGCCAGTGGGGTCAGCAAAACTGGGGTTTGCTGGGgtttccagcacagcagcaccttgTGGGGACAACAGGGGAATTctgatactttttaaaaaaaaaagatttttattggaaaagaaaaagaaaaattccaaAAGGAGAGCTCCCACCCAGCACTGGTGTTGGCATGGCAAAGGCAGAGGGACTGCAGCCCCAGCATGGACACACATGGTTACAAGAGAGGAGACACAGTTGCTTCTCAGGGTGATGGTTGTGTTTTCCTCAGTTGCTCTGGGTAAGTCATGCCCCAGCCAAAAGGATGCTGAAATAAACCCCCTGAGGTGAGAGCAGTCCTTGAGTGAGAAGCTTCAGTGATGGGGTTACTCGGGCATTCAACGCccagcccttccctctggcactggtACCTGGTGGAGGAGCAAGGAGGCTCCTGGGCTTGCAAAAGTATGTGCTAAAGGCAACTCATTTGTGCTGGAGGGTGGAAAAATGTGTGTTCCATCCCAGCTCTCTGAGCACATCCCAGTGAACCCCAACAGCAGCCCAGAGGAGGTGAGTAGGATGCGTAGGTAGTGCCCATGGGGCAGCAAGGAAGGAGGCAGCCTATCCTGCAGGGTGGGTGGGTTTGCTCTCTACAACACTAATGATTAAAACAAGGCATCTCAGTGAAAGAGGAGGTCATGGGAAGGAgtaaggagaggaggaggaagactgTAGTGTGGGCCAGCTACAGCTGGACATCCAGTCCTGTAGGCACCGTGTTGAGGGGCCGATGAGGACGCTGGTTTCCTGCTCTAGTCCTTCCCCTTGCCCTTCTTTGCTGCATTCAAGAAGCACAGGAGACAAAAGTTAGTGCATGTGCTGGCAGCTCACAGTCCCCCAGACACTGCTGTGGTAGAAATGTAGCCAGCATGGCTGGCTGAGCACTGCGCAGTGGCTGCGTCCCTGCAGGCAGCCTCCTGCCATGCCAAACCACCTTTTGTACCAGTCCTAGTGAGGAGAGCGGGGAATCCCCATCCCACCAAAGATGGCAGTGGTTTGTGGGGCAACCAGGGTTTTTCCTAGTAGCACCTCccaccctgccagcagctggactTCACAGTGCAAAGGAAAGAGCATCCAGCAAAGCCAACCCCAATAGGCCAAGGTACCTCTGAAAAACCCCTGGGCAGGGTTGCCACAGGACCCTTCTGGGGACACGAGTGGCGGGAACTGACCTTTGGACTTTGACTTGATCTTGGAGGAGCAGGGCTTGGTCACATAGACAGTCTCCTCACACTGGGCATTGTACAGGGCCTTCTTCAGGATTCCGGAGCGAGTCTTCAGGCCAGTCTGAGCACTGCAGCCTCCCCAGCTCTCAAATTTGTACTTGCAGTCAGCTGGATGAGAGGGGAGAGGCATCAGAACTAGCCAGGACCTGGTGGGACATTAGCCCTGGTCACCCAGCACAGGGTGGTCCCCACCTCCATGTActcacctccaaatttcttctTCCAGTTGCAGGGGATCTTGCACTTGAGCTTCTTACTCTCACCTTTGCAAGTTCCCTCGCGGTAGCCCAGGCCACAGTCCTTACTGTTGGGAACACAGGGTCCCCAGCGCCAGTCCTCGCACTTAGAGCCATCCTTCTTTGTCTTTTCTGTGCAGAaaagtggagtggagtggagtgggtgctctctgcagggacaggggagcGTGCCCCACTCtgccccactgcccccctgccccgGGCTGCCCCTCACCTTTCTTGTTTTTGCCAGCCTCGGCGGTGGCGGCCACCAGGATCAGcaccaggaggaggaagagactcCGAACCTGCATCCTGCCTGTGGAGGAAGGAGAGAGTTGGGTGGGTTGGGGGCTGGGGTGCAATGTGGTGTCGAGGAGGGGCATGGTGGGCTGTGGGCAACCTGTATAGGACAGGAGTAGCACACACTCACCTACATGCATGTGTACACCCCTGTGCCCTGCTTGGTGCCACCCAGTAGAATATGTTCACTAATTGCAACAAGAAGATTAATTGTGTACCTCAACAACTGCCTCccaccagggagctgcagggctgagagATTGTTCCCacccctgcagccaccccaaTGCCCTGAATGTGGTCGAAATGCTCTCCATGGGAACCCCACAGCCCACATAGCATCTGGGGAAGGACATACAGTTGCCAGCCCTTACCCTCATATTTCTGTGTGAATCCTCTATCCATGACCCAGCAGGCTGCTGCCCCGTATCAAAGAGCCTTGGGGCCAGGGAACACAGCTCCCACAGTACCTTACTCCAGTTCCAGAGGATGccagggagaaggaaaaaagcccagGAAAACAAACCTGCTTTCATGAGAGGTCTGAAAGTTATACCAAAAAGAAGCATCCACCAATGTGGGAGCTCATTGGAAGGATGGAGCCTGCTGCCCATGCCACCCATGCATGCAGGGGGTGAGCAGGTGTGCACACACCTGGGAGCAGGTTGGGGACAAGGGCGCACACATAAGGGTTCCGCTCTGGGGATCGagccctgtccccctgccccGGTGCCCTTGGACCATGTGATGGCTCCTCTCTGGCTGCCACCACAGGACTCTGGGGGATGGTGCTGCCCACACTGGGCTCCCAGATCCTGCTGTCAGTGGGAACAGGAGTGCAGGCATGCAGAGCCAGCATTTGAAATCTGGAGACACCATTCCTGTTCCCTCAAAGCCTTCTAAGATGCCACCCATATCTGTGTGGCAGCAGCCATCCAGAAAATACACGGCACCTGCCCTGACTCTGTGATGGGCTTTGCAGAACTGGGCTGTAGAGGACAGGATGAACCACAGGCCCCAGGGGACATCAAGGAAGAGAAGAGCCTGGGGTCAGCATTTGATCCCTCCCCTGGGCTCCCTGGGCAGCATGCCAGAGAGAGCAGCATCCCACATTACTCAGGGTCCGGTGCATTCACCTTTCATGCATCCGCCTCCAAGCTACCAGCTTTGCTCTGCATTGAACTGTCACAGGGAATTACACAGAGTGGCTGGCTGAGGGCACAGTCGTGGGGCTGAGATCTGCCTTCCCCCTCACCCAGCCcggctgggagccatcctgccgagcacagcacagctcagctctgctcccacccaTCTGCCTTCAAAGGGGACAAAGGCTCAGCCAAGATAGGCAGGTTACAGATGAcaaggctggagctgagctgacTTACACACATGGCTGTCCCACTTTCTGCAGCGGCTCTTAGGGGCTAGCTCCTCTGACATCCACATTATTCACACCATCACCCTGGTTTCACGTGTTCTGTTAACTTCTCCCATCCTTTGCTGCAGAGCATTTCCCTGTGCTCCTTGCACCTACCTCCCATCCCTCCCACCAACATTTTGCTCAGGCCCTTCTGACATGGTCTTCTGCAGGgcagacagccacagctgctgtgctcatccctgtCTCACCTCCAGGCATGGACTCCCTCTGTTTGCCACGGGCACAGTGGGGCCCTGCCCATATAAATGGAGGGATGCCAGAAGGATACACTCTGAGGAGGTGACCAGCTACAGCCCCAGCCACCCCTGAATTTGCTCCCAGGCTCAGCCCAGCATGTCAGCTTCCCCAGGTGCAAAGGTATGCAGGGACCTTCAGTCGTCCTAAAGCATTCATAAGGAAAAGGGAGTGCAGTTTTCCAACTGGTTTTCCAAACAGCCAGGCAAACAAGAATTTTTTCTGGCTGGGCTGACAGCACCTTCAGGCATGCTCGCACAGCCCTACTCCTCCTGTGTCCCTGCGGGGCCCTGGCTTCTCTCCTCCTCAGATGCTGGCTGGCTCTCACATAACATCAGCCTCTC is drawn from Melospiza melodia melodia isolate bMelMel2 chromosome 6, bMelMel2.pri, whole genome shotgun sequence and contains these coding sequences:
- the CHRM4 gene encoding muscarinic acetylcholine receptor M4 isoform X1, producing MAAENRSAPGGGAPWAGLPDFIFQKELFAVRDTDPMHNLSAQPWQAKMANLTYDNFTLGNHSEVAVQPPTNYKTVELVFIATVTGSLSLVTVVGNILVMLSIKVNRQLQTVNNYFLFSLACADLIIGVFSMNLYTVYIIKGYWPLGAVVCDLWLALDYVVSNASVMNLLIISFDRYFCVTKPLTYPARRTTKMAGLMIAAAWILSFILWAPAILFWQFIVGKRTVPERECYIQFLSNPAVTFGTAIAAFYLPVVIMTVLYIHISLASRSRVRRHKPESRKERKTKSLRFLKGPMVKQNNNNSPKRAVEVKEEVRNGKVDDQPSAQTEATGHQEEKETSNESSTVSMTQTTKDKPTAEVLPAGQGQSPANPRVNPTSKWSKIKIVTKQTGSECVTAIEIVPAKSGASNHNSLANSRPVNVARKFASIARSQVRKKRQMAAREKKVTRTIFAILLAFILTWAPYNVMVLINTFCETCVPETVWSIGYWLCYVNSTINPACYALCNATFKKTFKHLLMCQYRNIGTAR
- the MDK gene encoding midkine → MQVRSLFLLLVLILVAATAEAGKNKKEKTKKDGSKCEDWRWGPCVPNSKDCGLGYREGTCKGESKKLKCKIPCNWKKKFGADCKYKFESWGGCSAQTGLKTRSGILKKALYNAQCEETVYVTKPCSSKIKSKSKAKKGKGKD
- the CHRM4 gene encoding muscarinic acetylcholine receptor M4 isoform X2, with the translated sequence MHNLSAQPWQAKMANLTYDNFTLGNHSEVAVQPPTNYKTVELVFIATVTGSLSLVTVVGNILVMLSIKVNRQLQTVNNYFLFSLACADLIIGVFSMNLYTVYIIKGYWPLGAVVCDLWLALDYVVSNASVMNLLIISFDRYFCVTKPLTYPARRTTKMAGLMIAAAWILSFILWAPAILFWQFIVGKRTVPERECYIQFLSNPAVTFGTAIAAFYLPVVIMTVLYIHISLASRSRVRRHKPESRKERKTKSLRFLKGPMVKQNNNNSPKRAVEVKEEVRNGKVDDQPSAQTEATGHQEEKETSNESSTVSMTQTTKDKPTAEVLPAGQGQSPANPRVNPTSKWSKIKIVTKQTGSECVTAIEIVPAKSGASNHNSLANSRPVNVARKFASIARSQVRKKRQMAAREKKVTRTIFAILLAFILTWAPYNVMVLINTFCETCVPETVWSIGYWLCYVNSTINPACYALCNATFKKTFKHLLMCQYRNIGTAR